A DNA window from Streptococcus mutans contains the following coding sequences:
- a CDS encoding serine hydrolase yields MKKLLAIMLMFVFSTPIFVISTEKKPIAFFDKIPTNPNLYHDVSSFSTADLTGKVQKIKLGSKFKIMSLITNKAKTPVFKLSNGRFIRASHDNVYEDIVLRRENVKGSYWLKKTFTVYQTPYVAGTKIANTKLTNYNKVHISQKAITKHGIYLKADGQGWINEKDLTVQDNRMEKVQALLTRKYNKPNYSIYVKQLKTRKTAGINEDKSMYSASVTKLPILYFIEKQIKDSRVKLTDKFKYIEQVNQFKGAYKVEGSGEMPKKADNKYYTVDSLLKAVAQHSDNVASNILGYYIAHQYDKTYQKTVLRVADVKWNMESRNVSSKTAANVMEALYSQKCPVISYLTSTEFDNTRISRDISVPVAHKIGDAYDYKHDVAIIYADQPFILSIFTDKSSYEDISAIADDVYGILK; encoded by the coding sequence ATGAAAAAGCTATTAGCCATAATGTTAATGTTTGTTTTTTCTACTCCTATTTTTGTTATTAGCACAGAAAAAAAGCCTATAGCATTTTTTGATAAAATACCAACCAACCCGAATCTCTATCATGACGTTTCCAGCTTTTCAACTGCTGATTTAACTGGTAAGGTTCAAAAAATAAAACTTGGTTCTAAATTTAAAATTATGTCTCTTATTACCAATAAGGCAAAAACACCAGTCTTTAAGCTATCCAATGGTCGTTTCATTAGGGCAAGTCATGATAATGTTTATGAAGATATTGTTCTTCGACGAGAAAATGTTAAGGGAAGCTACTGGTTAAAAAAGACATTTACCGTTTATCAAACACCTTATGTTGCAGGAACAAAAATAGCTAATACCAAACTAACGAATTATAACAAGGTACATATTTCCCAAAAAGCTATTACTAAGCACGGTATCTATTTAAAAGCTGACGGCCAGGGTTGGATTAATGAAAAGGATTTAACTGTTCAAGATAACCGAATGGAAAAGGTACAAGCTTTACTGACTAGAAAGTATAATAAACCCAATTATTCTATTTATGTAAAACAGTTAAAAACGCGAAAAACAGCTGGAATAAATGAAGATAAATCAATGTATTCTGCTAGTGTAACTAAATTGCCAATTCTATATTTTATTGAAAAACAGATAAAGGATAGTAGGGTTAAACTAACTGATAAGTTTAAGTATATTGAACAAGTTAACCAGTTTAAAGGAGCTTATAAGGTAGAAGGTAGTGGTGAAATGCCTAAAAAAGCTGACAATAAATACTATACTGTTGATAGTCTTTTAAAAGCTGTTGCTCAGCATTCAGATAATGTTGCTAGTAATATTTTAGGTTACTATATTGCCCATCAGTACGATAAAACTTATCAAAAAACGGTTTTAAGGGTTGCAGATGTTAAGTGGAACATGGAAAGCCGTAATGTTTCCTCTAAAACAGCAGCAAATGTTATGGAAGCACTTTATTCCCAAAAGTGTCCTGTTATAAGCTACTTAACTTCAACAGAATTTGATAATACACGCATTTCACGTGATATTTCAGTTCCTGTAGCTCATAAAATTGGAGACGCTTACGATTATAAGCATGATGTTGCTATTATTTATGCTGACCAACCTTTTATCTTATCAATTTTTACAGATAAATCATCTTATGAAGACATATCAGCTATAGCTGATGATGTCTATGGTATTTTAAAATGA
- the ychF gene encoding redox-regulated ATPase YchF, with protein sequence MALTAGIVGLPNVGKSTLFNAITKAGAEAANYPFATIDPNVGMVEVPDIRLQKLTELIVPKKTVPTTFEFTDIAGIVKGASKGEGLGNKFLANIREVDAIVHVVRAFNDENVMREQGRESDFVDPIADIETINLELILADLESINKRYARVEKIARTQKDKDSVAEFNILQKIKPVLEDGKSARTIDFTEDEAKIVKGLFLLTTKPVLYVANVDEDKVADPDSIDYVQQIREFAATENAEVVVISARAEEEISELDDEDRAEFLEAMGLNESGVDKLTRAAYHLLGLGTYFTAGEKEVRAWTFKRGIKAPQAAGIIHSDFEKGFIRAVTMSYDDLIKYGSEKAVKEAGRLREEGKDYIVQDGDIMEFRFNV encoded by the coding sequence ATGGCTTTAACAGCAGGTATCGTTGGTTTGCCTAATGTTGGAAAATCAACGCTTTTTAATGCAATAACAAAGGCAGGAGCAGAAGCTGCCAACTATCCTTTTGCAACGATTGATCCTAATGTGGGTATGGTTGAAGTACCAGATATACGTTTACAGAAGTTGACAGAACTTATTGTACCTAAAAAGACTGTGCCAACAACGTTTGAGTTCACAGATATTGCAGGTATTGTCAAGGGAGCGTCAAAGGGTGAAGGTCTTGGAAATAAATTTTTAGCTAATATTCGTGAAGTAGATGCTATTGTTCATGTTGTACGTGCTTTCAATGATGAAAATGTTATGCGTGAACAAGGACGTGAATCTGATTTTGTTGATCCAATAGCCGATATTGAAACCATTAATTTAGAATTAATTTTGGCAGATCTTGAGTCTATTAATAAGCGCTATGCGCGTGTAGAAAAAATTGCACGTACGCAAAAAGATAAGGATTCTGTAGCCGAGTTTAACATTCTTCAAAAGATAAAACCTGTTCTTGAAGATGGAAAGTCAGCACGTACCATTGATTTTACAGAAGATGAAGCAAAAATTGTCAAAGGCTTGTTCTTATTGACAACTAAACCAGTGCTTTATGTAGCCAATGTTGATGAAGATAAAGTAGCTGATCCAGATAGTATTGATTATGTTCAACAAATCCGTGAATTTGCAGCAACGGAAAATGCTGAAGTTGTTGTTATTTCAGCGCGTGCTGAAGAAGAAATTTCTGAACTTGATGATGAAGATAGAGCAGAGTTTTTAGAAGCAATGGGCTTAAATGAATCAGGCGTTGATAAATTGACACGGGCAGCTTATCATTTGTTGGGTCTTGGAACTTACTTTACAGCTGGTGAAAAAGAAGTGCGTGCTTGGACCTTTAAACGTGGAATCAAAGCACCACAAGCTGCAGGAATTATCCATTCAGATTTTGAAAAAGGCTTCATCCGTGCTGTAACCATGTCTTATGATGATCTTATAAAATATGGCTCTGAAAAAGCTGTAAAAGAAGCAGGTCGCCTACGTGAAGAAGGTAAAGATTATATTGTTCAAGATGGTGATATTATGGAATTCCGATTCAATGTTTAA
- a CDS encoding RNA-binding S4 domain-containing protein, protein MRLDKYLKVSRIIKRRSVAKEVADRGRIKVNGILAKSSTDLKINDTIEIRFGNKLLTVRVLEMKDSTKKEDAVKMYEIISETRIDLNGET, encoded by the coding sequence ATGAGATTAGATAAATATTTAAAGGTATCACGTATTATTAAACGTCGGTCTGTGGCCAAGGAAGTTGCTGATAGAGGACGAATTAAAGTAAATGGCATTCTGGCTAAAAGTTCAACAGACTTAAAAATAAATGACACCATTGAAATACGTTTTGGTAATAAATTATTGACTGTTCGTGTTTTAGAAATGAAAGATAGCACCAAAAAAGAAGATGCTGTAAAAATGTATGAAATAATAAGTGAGACGAGGATTGACTTAAATGGAGAAACCTAA
- a CDS encoding DUF951 domain-containing protein, which produces MYELGSLVEMKKPHACTIKTTGKKANCWEVVRIGADIKIKCTNCDHVVMMSRHDFERKIKKVL; this is translated from the coding sequence ATGTACGAATTAGGATCTTTAGTTGAAATGAAAAAGCCCCATGCCTGCACCATTAAGACGACAGGTAAAAAAGCCAATTGTTGGGAGGTCGTACGTATCGGTGCTGACATCAAAATCAAATGCACCAACTGTGATCATGTGGTCATGATGAGCCGCCATGATTTTGAACGTAAGATAAAAAAGGTTTTATAA
- the pth gene encoding aminoacyl-tRNA hydrolase produces MTKLIVGLGNPGSKYHETKHNVGFMALDRIVKPLNVQFTENKTFKAETVATFINGEKIYFIKPTTFMNASGLAVRAFLAYYNLTVEDLIVIYDDLDMEVGKIRFRQKGSAGGHNGIKSIIKEIGTQEFDRIKIGIGRPKDKMTVVNYVLGKFDKKDEITIFNTLDKVDKAVNYYLQTKNFEQTMQKFNG; encoded by the coding sequence ATGACTAAATTAATTGTTGGCCTTGGAAATCCAGGCAGTAAATACCATGAAACGAAACATAATGTTGGCTTTATGGCTCTTGACAGAATTGTCAAGCCTTTGAATGTTCAGTTTACAGAAAATAAAACATTTAAAGCAGAAACAGTAGCGACTTTTATTAATGGTGAAAAAATTTATTTTATTAAACCAACTACATTTATGAATGCCAGTGGTTTAGCTGTCAGAGCTTTTCTAGCTTATTATAATTTAACTGTGGAAGATCTAATTGTTATTTATGATGATCTTGATATGGAAGTAGGAAAAATACGTTTTCGTCAAAAAGGCTCTGCTGGTGGACATAATGGTATAAAAAGCATTATCAAGGAAATTGGGACTCAGGAATTTGATCGTATCAAGATTGGTATTGGCCGTCCAAAGGATAAGATGACAGTCGTTAACTATGTTTTAGGAAAATTTGATAAAAAAGATGAAATAACTATTTTTAACACACTTGATAAAGTTGACAAAGCTGTCAATTACTATTTACAAACGAAAAATTTTGAACAAACAATGCAAAAATTTAATGGGTAA
- the dnaA gene encoding chromosomal replication initiator protein DnaA encodes MTENEQIFWNRVLELAQSQLKQATFDFFVSDAKLLKVEGNIATILLDDMKKLFWEKNLQPVVLTAGFEVFNTEISIEYVFEETQSTSNSPQISQNKTAELATETLPFVQNDLNPKYSFDNFVIGDENRWAFTASVSVADLPGTTYNPLFIYGGPGLGKTHLLNAIGNSVLASNPKARIKYISAENFINEFVVHIRLQNMDELKKKFRNLDLLLIDDIQSLAKKSLAATQEEFFNTFNALHDNNKQIVLTSDRTPDDLNDLEQRLVTRFKWGLTVNITPPDFETRVAILNNKIQEYNYSFLSETIEYLAGQFDSNVRDLEGALKDISLVANFKKLDVITVEVAAEAIRARKQDSSPKMIVIPIEDIQKQVGKFYGVTVKEIKSTKRTQNIVLARQVGMYLAREMTDNSLPKIGKEFGGRDHSTVLHAYNKIKNMLAQDDSLKIEMETIKNKIK; translated from the coding sequence ATGACAGAAAATGAACAAATTTTTTGGAATAGGGTTTTAGAACTTGCACAAAGTCAATTAAAGCAAGCGACATTTGATTTTTTCGTTTCAGATGCTAAATTATTGAAAGTTGAAGGAAATATTGCGACTATCCTTCTTGATGATATGAAAAAATTATTTTGGGAAAAAAATTTACAGCCTGTTGTTCTAACAGCTGGATTCGAGGTCTTTAATACAGAAATTTCAATTGAGTATGTTTTTGAAGAAACTCAATCCACATCAAACAGCCCACAAATTTCTCAGAATAAAACTGCAGAACTTGCAACAGAAACACTTCCTTTTGTGCAAAATGATCTTAATCCAAAATATAGTTTTGATAACTTTGTGATTGGTGATGAAAATCGTTGGGCTTTTACAGCATCCGTTTCTGTTGCAGACCTTCCTGGAACAACCTATAATCCTCTCTTTATTTATGGAGGACCCGGTTTAGGAAAGACCCACCTTCTAAATGCCATTGGTAACTCTGTTTTAGCAAGCAATCCTAAAGCTCGTATAAAATATATTTCTGCCGAAAATTTTATTAATGAATTTGTTGTCCACATTAGACTACAAAATATGGATGAGCTAAAGAAGAAATTTCGAAATTTAGATTTACTATTAATTGATGATATTCAATCTTTAGCCAAGAAAAGTTTAGCTGCCACTCAAGAAGAATTTTTCAACACCTTTAATGCTTTACATGATAATAATAAGCAGATTGTCCTTACCAGTGATCGAACACCAGATGACCTTAACGATCTTGAGCAACGTTTGGTAACACGTTTTAAATGGGGGTTAACTGTTAACATTACACCTCCTGACTTTGAAACACGAGTAGCTATTTTAAACAATAAAATTCAAGAATATAATTATAGTTTTCTCTCTGAAACAATTGAATACTTAGCTGGACAGTTCGACTCCAACGTCCGTGATCTAGAAGGTGCCCTAAAAGATATCAGTCTTGTGGCTAATTTTAAAAAACTTGATGTTATTACTGTTGAAGTTGCAGCAGAAGCTATCAGGGCAAGAAAGCAAGATAGCAGTCCTAAGATGATTGTTATCCCTATTGAAGATATCCAAAAACAGGTTGGAAAATTTTATGGCGTAACTGTTAAAGAAATCAAATCAACCAAGAGAACACAAAACATTGTTTTAGCACGCCAAGTTGGCATGTATTTAGCACGTGAAATGACAGATAACAGTCTTCCAAAAATCGGAAAGGAATTTGGAGGGCGAGATCATTCAACCGTTCTACATGCCTATAATAAAATCAAAAATATGTTAGCACAGGATGACAGTCTAAAAATAGAAATGGAAACGATTAAAAATAAGATAAAATAA
- a CDS encoding SP_0009 family protein yields MKNLIETVEKFLTYSDEKLEELAKKNQALREETSRQKSK; encoded by the coding sequence ATGAAAAATTTAATTGAAACAGTTGAGAAATTTTTAACTTATTCTGATGAAAAATTAGAAGAATTAGCCAAAAAGAATCAAGCTTTACGAGAAGAAACATCTCGTCAAAAATCAAAATAG
- the mfd gene encoding transcription-repair coupling factor, giving the protein MGKMNLIDLFKQNQKIKEWTEHLSAPTRQLVMGFSSSSKALAIAAAYKQQKGKIVIVTSTQNEAEKLATDLISLIGEEEVYQFFADDVAAAEFIFASQDKTNSRVESLNFLLDKEKSGILMTSIVGIRILLPSPQNYQAAQFKLKVGEEYNLDNIIKQLSNIGYQKVAQVYNPGEFSKRGDILDIYEINQPYPYRLEFFGDEIDGIRTFDPDDQKSLSNLDSFILIPSDDIILTDSDFDQACYNLEKALITANDSLQPYLKEVLSVTKDHYRHQDVRKFLSFFYQKEWTLLNYLPEQTPLFFDDFQRIIDRNSRFDLDIANLLIEDLQNSKAVSSLSYFANNYKDLRHYQPATFFSNFHKGLGNLKFDYLYNFTQYPMQEFFNQFPLLIDEIRRYQKSEMTVLLQTDSQQSQGHLQKALQGYNFNLPISQVDNLLKKQAQLTIGNLSTGFYFADEKLVLITEREIFHKKVKHKRRRSYISNAERLKDYNELEKGDYVVHNVHGIGRFLGIETIEVSGVHRDYLTIQYQNADRISIPIEQIELLSKYVASDGKEPKINKLNDGRFQRIKQKVSKQVEDIADDLLKLYAERSQLKGFAFSPDDKNQEEFDNDFAYVETEDQLRSIKEVKKDMEKDQPMDRLLVGDVGFGKTEVAMRAAFKAVNDDKQVAVLVPTTVLAQQHYNTFKERFENFPVNVAMMSRFKTKTEQSETLTKLAKGQVDIIIGTHRLLSKDVTFKDLGLLVIDEEQRFGVKHKETLKELKTKVDVLTLTATPIPRTLHMSMLGIRDLSVIETPPSNRYPVQTYVMETNASVIREAIMREIDRGGQIFYIYNRVDTIDKKVAELRELIPEANIGFVHGKMSEIQLENTLLDFISGEYDLLVTTTIIETGIDISNVNTLFIENADYMGLSTLYQLRGRVGRSNRIAYAYLMYHPDKILTEVSEKRLEAIKGFTELGSGFKIAMRDLSIRGAGNILGSSQSGFIDSVGFEMYSQLLEEAIAAKQGQRKTRSKGNAEINLQIDAYLPTDYISDERQKIEIYKRIREIESKTDYQALQDELIDRFGDYPDQVAYLIEIGLLKAYLDDAFVESLDRKQNSVVVCFEKISLKFYLTQDYFEALSKTNLKARISENKGKIEIVFDVRAKKEYEILEELIKFGKILKKLKDKKK; this is encoded by the coding sequence ATGGGTAAGATGAATTTAATAGATTTATTTAAACAAAATCAAAAAATTAAAGAGTGGACAGAACATCTCTCTGCTCCTACTAGACAATTAGTAATGGGATTTTCAAGCTCTAGTAAAGCTTTGGCAATAGCAGCTGCTTATAAGCAGCAAAAGGGAAAGATAGTAATTGTGACGTCAACTCAAAATGAGGCTGAAAAACTTGCAACTGATTTAATTAGCTTAATTGGTGAGGAAGAAGTTTATCAATTTTTCGCTGATGATGTTGCAGCAGCAGAGTTTATTTTTGCATCGCAAGATAAAACAAATTCTCGTGTAGAAAGCCTTAATTTTCTTTTAGATAAAGAAAAATCAGGAATTTTAATGACAAGTATTGTTGGTATAAGGATTTTACTTCCAAGTCCCCAAAATTACCAAGCAGCTCAATTTAAATTAAAAGTTGGTGAAGAATATAATCTTGACAATATTATCAAGCAACTGTCAAATATTGGTTATCAAAAAGTAGCACAAGTTTATAATCCTGGAGAATTTAGTAAAAGAGGGGATATTTTAGATATTTATGAAATCAATCAGCCCTATCCTTATCGTCTTGAATTTTTTGGAGATGAAATAGACGGCATTCGCACTTTTGATCCTGATGATCAAAAATCCCTTAGTAATCTGGATTCTTTTATTTTGATCCCATCTGATGATATCATCCTGACAGATAGTGATTTTGATCAAGCCTGTTATAATTTAGAAAAAGCACTTATTACTGCAAATGATAGTTTACAACCTTATTTAAAAGAGGTTTTATCTGTTACGAAAGATCATTACCGTCATCAAGATGTTAGAAAGTTTTTATCCTTTTTCTATCAAAAAGAATGGACTCTTTTAAATTATCTACCTGAACAAACACCACTATTTTTTGATGATTTTCAAAGAATTATTGATCGGAATAGTCGTTTTGATTTGGATATTGCTAACCTTTTGATAGAAGATTTACAAAATAGTAAAGCAGTGTCAAGTTTATCTTATTTTGCTAATAATTACAAAGATTTAAGACACTATCAACCTGCGACCTTTTTTTCTAATTTTCATAAAGGTTTAGGAAATCTTAAATTTGATTATCTCTATAACTTTACACAGTATCCAATGCAGGAATTTTTTAATCAATTTCCTTTATTAATTGATGAAATTAGACGTTATCAAAAATCTGAGATGACTGTTCTTTTACAAACAGATTCACAGCAGAGTCAAGGACATTTACAAAAAGCTTTACAGGGATATAATTTCAATTTACCAATTAGTCAAGTTGATAATCTGTTAAAAAAGCAAGCTCAGTTAACAATTGGAAATCTTTCAACTGGTTTTTATTTTGCTGATGAAAAGCTTGTCTTAATCACTGAAAGAGAAATTTTTCATAAAAAAGTAAAGCATAAACGTCGTCGTTCATATATTAGTAATGCTGAGCGTCTTAAGGATTACAATGAATTAGAAAAGGGAGACTATGTTGTTCATAATGTGCATGGCATAGGACGTTTTTTAGGGATTGAAACGATTGAAGTGTCAGGTGTTCACCGAGATTATTTAACCATTCAATATCAAAATGCTGATCGTATTTCCATTCCTATTGAACAAATTGAACTCCTTTCGAAATATGTTGCTAGTGATGGTAAAGAGCCAAAGATCAATAAGCTTAACGATGGCCGTTTTCAAAGGATTAAACAAAAGGTATCAAAACAAGTTGAAGATATAGCTGATGATCTTTTAAAACTTTATGCTGAACGCAGTCAATTAAAAGGTTTTGCTTTTTCTCCTGATGATAAAAATCAGGAAGAATTTGATAATGATTTTGCTTATGTTGAAACTGAAGATCAATTAAGATCCATTAAAGAAGTCAAAAAGGATATGGAAAAAGACCAACCAATGGATCGTCTTCTTGTTGGTGATGTTGGTTTTGGAAAAACGGAAGTAGCGATGAGAGCTGCTTTTAAAGCAGTTAATGATGATAAACAAGTTGCTGTTTTGGTGCCAACAACAGTTCTTGCTCAACAGCACTATAATACTTTTAAGGAGCGCTTTGAAAATTTTCCTGTCAATGTTGCCATGATGAGTCGTTTTAAAACCAAGACTGAACAGTCTGAAACGTTAACTAAATTAGCTAAGGGACAGGTTGATATCATTATTGGAACACATCGACTACTTTCTAAAGATGTTACGTTTAAAGATCTTGGTTTGCTTGTTATTGATGAAGAGCAACGATTCGGGGTTAAACACAAGGAAACATTGAAAGAATTAAAAACTAAGGTTGATGTCTTGACCTTGACAGCAACTCCTATTCCACGGACATTACATATGTCTATGCTTGGTATACGAGATTTATCAGTTATTGAAACACCTCCAAGTAATCGTTACCCTGTCCAGACTTATGTTATGGAAACAAATGCAAGTGTCATTCGTGAAGCTATTATGCGTGAAATTGATCGAGGTGGACAAATCTTTTATATTTACAACAGGGTTGACACAATTGACAAAAAAGTTGCTGAACTAAGAGAATTGATTCCAGAAGCCAACATTGGTTTTGTTCATGGAAAAATGAGCGAAATTCAACTTGAAAATACTTTACTAGACTTTATCAGTGGTGAATACGATCTCTTAGTAACTACAACAATCATTGAAACAGGTATTGATATTTCAAATGTTAATACTCTGTTTATTGAAAATGCTGATTACATGGGCTTGTCAACTTTGTATCAACTTCGGGGACGTGTTGGTCGATCAAATCGTATTGCTTATGCTTATCTTATGTATCATCCTGATAAGATTTTAACAGAAGTGTCAGAAAAACGTTTGGAAGCTATTAAAGGGTTTACAGAACTTGGTTCAGGTTTTAAAATTGCTATGAGAGATTTGTCTATTCGTGGTGCAGGAAATATTCTTGGTTCCTCTCAAAGTGGCTTCATTGATTCTGTAGGTTTTGAAATGTATTCACAGTTATTAGAAGAAGCAATTGCAGCAAAACAAGGTCAAAGAAAAACGCGTTCTAAGGGAAATGCTGAAATTAATTTACAAATTGATGCTTATTTACCAACGGATTATATTAGTGATGAGCGTCAGAAAATTGAAATTTATAAACGTATTCGAGAAATTGAAAGTAAAACAGACTATCAGGCTTTACAAGATGAACTGATTGATCGTTTTGGTGATTATCCAGATCAGGTTGCTTATCTGATAGAAATTGGTCTTTTAAAAGCTTATCTAGATGATGCCTTTGTAGAATCACTTGATCGTAAACAAAATTCAGTAGTAGTGTGTTTTGAAAAGATTTCATTAAAATTTTATCTAACCCAAGATTATTTTGAAGCTTTGTCTAAAACTAATTTAAAAGCTCGTATTAGTGAAAATAAAGGAAAAATTGAAATTGTTTTTGATGTGCGAGCTAAAAAGGAATATGAAATTTTAGAAGAATTAATTAAATTTGGAAAAATTTTGAAGAAACTAAAAGATAAGAAAAAGTAA
- the dnaN gene encoding DNA polymerase III subunit beta: MIKFSINKVFFLQALNATKRAISSKNAIPILSSLKIEVNSQSITLTGSNGQISIENTISAEEENAGLLVTSSGAILLEANFFINIVSSLPDITLDFEEIEQHQVVLNSGKSEITLKGKDVEQYPRLQEVGTNNPLILETKLLKTIISETAFAASTQESRPILTGVHLVLTNHKEFKAVATDSHRMSQRKLTLDHSSDDFDVVIPSRSLREFAAVFTDDIESVEVFFSNSQILFRSEYISFYTRLLEGNYPDTDRLLGNNFETEVVFNTNALRYAMERAHLISNATQNGTVKLEIINNQVTAHVNSPEVGKVNEELDIESLSGNDLTISFNPTYLIEALKALKSETVTIRFISPIRPFTLTPSDNSENFIQLITPVRTN; this comes from the coding sequence ATGATAAAATTTTCAATTAATAAAGTTTTTTTCTTACAAGCCTTAAATGCTACCAAGCGAGCTATTAGTTCTAAAAATGCTATTCCTATTCTTTCTAGTTTAAAAATTGAAGTGAATTCTCAGTCCATTACTTTAACAGGCTCTAATGGACAAATTTCTATTGAAAATACGATTTCAGCTGAAGAAGAAAATGCTGGACTATTGGTTACTTCTTCAGGAGCTATCTTACTTGAAGCTAATTTCTTTATTAATATTGTTTCAAGCCTACCTGATATCACTTTAGATTTTGAAGAAATTGAACAACATCAAGTTGTTTTAAATAGTGGAAAATCAGAAATCACACTTAAAGGTAAAGATGTGGAACAATATCCTCGTTTGCAGGAAGTTGGAACAAATAATCCTTTAATTTTAGAAACAAAATTGTTAAAAACAATTATTTCTGAGACAGCTTTTGCTGCTAGTACCCAAGAAAGTCGACCAATTTTAACAGGTGTCCATTTGGTATTGACAAATCATAAAGAGTTTAAAGCTGTTGCTACAGACTCTCATCGCATGAGTCAAAGAAAATTAACTCTTGACCATTCATCAGATGATTTTGATGTCGTCATTCCAAGCCGTTCTTTACGTGAATTTGCAGCTGTATTTACAGATGATATTGAATCTGTTGAGGTATTTTTCTCTAACAGTCAAATCCTCTTTAGAAGTGAATATATTAGCTTCTATACGCGCCTGTTAGAAGGAAATTATCCTGATACTGATCGCTTGTTGGGCAATAACTTTGAAACAGAAGTTGTCTTCAATACTAATGCTCTTCGTTATGCTATGGAGCGTGCTCATTTAATCTCAAATGCTACCCAAAATGGTACTGTTAAATTGGAGATTATCAACAATCAAGTAACAGCACATGTTAATTCACCTGAGGTTGGAAAAGTCAATGAAGAACTTGATATTGAAAGCTTATCAGGAAATGATTTAACAATAAGCTTTAACCCAACTTACTTGATCGAAGCTTTAAAAGCTCTTAAAAGTGAGACTGTCACAATTCGTTTTATTTCCCCAATTCGCCCTTTCACTTTAACACCGAGTGATAACAGTGAAAACTTCATTCAATTGATTACACCTGTTCGCACAAACTAA
- a CDS encoding septum formation initiator family protein, with protein MEKPNIVQLNNKYINDEKTKKRYEEEETKRRHRFIGWILIFIILLFILPAYNLVASYMNLQSKKEQIVKLQNQQKRLDAKTDAEKKFADRLKDDNYVEKYARAKYYYSIDGENIYPAPNLLPK; from the coding sequence ATGGAGAAACCTAACATTGTTCAGCTTAATAACAAATACATTAATGATGAAAAAACTAAAAAACGTTATGAAGAAGAAGAAACCAAACGTCGCCACCGTTTTATTGGGTGGATTTTGATTTTTATTATTTTATTATTTATTTTACCGGCCTATAACCTTGTAGCTAGTTATATGAATTTGCAAAGTAAAAAAGAACAAATTGTAAAACTACAAAATCAACAGAAAAGATTAGATGCTAAAACAGATGCTGAGAAAAAATTTGCTGATCGTTTAAAAGATGATAATTATGTTGAGAAGTATGCACGTGCTAAATATTATTATTCAATAGATGGTGAAAATATTTACCCTGCTCCAAATTTATTACCTAAATAA